GGAGATGAGGACGGCCATGTTGGCCTGGGCGGTGCGGCCTCCGGTGGCCCGGTCGACCGCGTGCATCAGGTACTTGGTCAAGCCCTGGCCGCCCACGCCGTCCCGCTCTGCCTGCGCGAGCGCGTCCTGGATGGCGGCCTCGGCCTCGGCCCGGTCGACGGCGTCCTCGGCGCGCGGCGGGGTGGCGACGACCACGCCGCCGGGGTGGCCGGTGGCCCAGTGGGTGGCGACGACCTCGGCGATCAGGTCCTCGTCGTCGATGCGGTGCGGGGATCTGATGCCGCTGGAGGCGCAGTAGAAGGCCGGGAAGTCGTCGCAGCCGTGGGAGAGCACCGGGACGCACTGCGTCTCCAGGTACTCCATGGTGAGTTTCAGGTCGAGGATCATCTTGGCGCCGGCGCACACGACCGCGACCTTGGAGCGGGTGAGCTGGATCAGGTCCGAGGAGACGTCCATGGTGGTCTCGGCGCCACGGTGGACGCCGCCGAGACCCGCGGAGGAGAACCACTGGATGCCGGCCAGCTCGGCGGCGACGAGCGAGGAGGCGACGGTGGTCGCGCCCAGGCCCCGGCGGGCCAGCACCACGGGCAGGTCGCGGCTGGAGACCTTGGGGATGCCGGTCCCGGACGCGAACCGCTCGATGTCCTGCTCGGTCATGCCGACCTTGAGGGCCCCGTCCTCGACGCAGATCGTCGCCGGGACGGAGCCGCCCTTGCGGACGGCGGCCTCGACCTCGTACGCCGTCTCGGCGTTGTGCGGGTAGGCCAGGCCGTGGGTGATGACGTTCGATTCCAGCGCGACGACGGGCCGCCGTTCGTGCAGGGCCTCGCGGACCTCTTCGCTGTAGTGGATCGGGATGCGGGTGCTCATCGGGTTCCTTCGGCGGGGATCGGCTGGGAGTAGTTCGGCTGCTTCCACAGCAGGTGGGCCTTGGCGTCGATCTCGGGTGTGTGCACCCGTTCGATCCACCGGGACGGCTCGACGGGTTCCACGGCGATCGACACCGCGCCCTCCTCGACGCCGAACACCCGGGTGACGGTCTCGGTCAGTGCGGTGACCAGCTCGGCCCGCTCGGCCTCGGTGAAGGTGCGGGGAAAGTGGCTGATGCTGATGTGCGGCACGGCCGCGTCCCTTTCGGTCGGGGACCTCGCCCCGCGGCGGGGGAACTCACGGGGCGAGGAGTCTCAGTGACGGTGTGTCAGATCCCGGATGCGGGCGATGAGTTCGTCCACTCCGTGCTTCTTCAGCACGGAGTAGTGGTCGCCGTCGAGGTCCACGAGCACCGGCGGTTCGGCCGAGTAGCCGGAGCTGGTCTCCAGGAAGGAGTAGTCGTCGCCGCGCGCCTTGAAGACCGTGACGGGCGCCTCGATGCGGCGCTCGCGCAGTTCGCGGAAGCTGTACTCGAACTCGTAGGTCTCGGCGACGATCCGGGTGATGCGGCGAATCGTTTCCTCACCGAGGGCCGGCAGCCGGTCGTGGACGAAGCCGACGAAGGAGTCCTCGTCGGTCACCTGCCGCAGACAGGCCCGTACGGCCGGGCCGTGGACGGTGCCCGCGAAGACGGAGAACAGGATGGTGACGTAGGCCGGGTTGGCGAAGGACGCCTCGCGGCCCCACCGTCGTCCGCTCTCGTTCGCGAGCTCGGGATTGCCCGGGCAGATCAGCAGCAGGCTGTCCACCTTCTCGCCGGACCGCTCCAGCTGCCAGGCCGCCTCGAAGGCCACGCGCGCGCCGAAGGAGTAGCCCCACAGCGTGTACGGTCCGCACGGCTGGGCCCGGCGGATCTCCGCGACGTCGGCCGTCGCCATCTCCCGGATGGTGCCGTGCGGCACCTCGCCGGGGTTGATCCCGTGGGCCTGGATCCCGGTCACGGGCCGGTCCAGGTCCACTCCCTGGGCCAGCAGTCGCAGGTTCATCGGGTAGCCGCCGAGGCCCGGCCAGCAGAAGACCGGGCTGCCGGGGCCGCCGTGCAGCGGCACCAGCCGGGAGCCGGTGTCCGGGGCGCCGCGGTCGACACGGGCGGCGAGATCGGCCAGCTTCGGCGACTCGAAGATCACCTGGAGCGGCAGACCGGCGTCGAACTCCCGGTTGATCCGGTTGACCAGCGCCACGGCGTGCAGCGAGTTGCCGCCCGAGGCGAAGAACTCGTCCTGGACGGACACGTCCTCGTACTTCAGCATCCGGCCCCACTCGGCGGCCAGCCAGCGTTCCGTCGCCGTGGCGGGGGCGACGTACTCGGCGGCGCTGCGGATCGCGGCGACCTCCGGCAGCGCGGCCGTGGCCTTGGCGTCGATCTTCCCGTTGGCGGTCAGCGGCAGTTCGTTCACCACCACGACCCGGGCCGGGATCATGTAGTCGGGCAGGAACCGCGCCATGTCGTCGCGGATCAGTTCCGCCGGACCCCGGGTGTGCACGGCGTCCTCGGCCATGCCTTCGTGCGCGGCCTGGCCGGTGCTGATCCGGCCGCCCACGAAGAAGTACGAGGCGGGCGCGGGAGGCGCTCCGGCGGCGGCGAGCAGGTCGTCCAGGCGGCGGGCGGCCGGCAGTGGGTTGCCCGACTTGGAGGAGTAGCCGGAGGACATCAGACCGATGCCCGCGGTGCGCTGGAGGCGGTGCAGCAGGGTGCCGAGGACGATGTAGTGCCGCCACGGGTCGGTGGCCCGGGAGACGGCACTGATCCCGAAGGCGGAGCACTCGTACACGCTCTGGTTGATGGCGATGACGTGCCGCTTCTCCACGACCCCGGAGCCGACCGCCTCAAGCCGGCCGTCCCGGTGCCGGTAGAGGCCTTCCTGCAGTCCCGCCACCCGGTCGCCGTGGGCCTGGACCAACAGCTCGACCTCGTCCGGCTGCTCCCGGTCCTGGTGCGGGGTGATCTCGAAGGTGCCCAGGTACCGGTCGCCGTCGGCCGCGTCGAGCCGGTCGAAGACCGCCGGGTCGAAGCCCACGGGGACGATGCCGAGGCCGAACTCGGGCAGGACCTCCTCGAAGACGCCGAGCATGTGGCCGGCCTCGAACTCCAGGACCTCCAGGATGTTGTTCTTGTACACGGGCTCGATGGCCCGTGTCCGCCCGAGGAAGTGCACCCGCAGCACCGGACGGGACGTCTCATGGCCCGCGTCGCCGACGCGCACCAGCGTGTGGTCGGCGGGGTGGTGGTAGTAGACGCCGGACAGCCCGAACAGGCCGTCGATCTCCAGATACGTCTGGGTGGCGTACAGAGCGCCGGGCGAGGCGTAGGAGTACTTCGGCAGCAGCCGTTCGTCGCTGCGGAACGGGCCGAACCAGCGCAGGACACGGCCGAGTTCCGTCAGTGTGAGCTCGGTGAGCGCCCGGGGCACGCGGGGTGTACGACGGCGCGGGGAGAGCAGGTCGAGCACGTCGTCCGCGGTGACCGCGCCGCCGTCGTAGCGGCGGTAGGTCTTGCGGGCGAAGGCCTCGCGGCGCTGCGCCTCGGTGGCCTGCCGGCCCGGCAGTTCGAGCACCGGGCGCCCGGCCAGTTCGGCGGGACCGCGCAGTCCCGGGTTGGACAGCTGGGCCCTGACCTGGACCTTGGACGCCTTGGACCGGTGGTGGGCGGCGTCGTCGCGGCCCTGGTCCATCACCGCGGCGGTGCGCTCGTTCAACTCCACTGCCGCGACGAGGGACTTGCCTCCGGTGCGGGGGTCGTCGGTGACGACGGCTGCCGCGCGCCGCACCCAGGTGTGCTCCTCGATCCGGGACGCCACCTCCTCCAACTCGACCCGGTAGCCGCGCAGTTTGACCTGGTTGTCGGTTCGGCCGGTGAACTGGATGGTGCCGTCCGGGTTCCACTGGCAGAGGTCGCCCGTACGGTACAGGCGTTCCGTCGGATTGAACGGCGAGGTGAGGAGCGTCCGGCGGTCGCCTCGGGCAGGCCGATGTAGCCGCGGGCGACCTGGACGCCGCCCACGAAGAGCTCACCGTTCTCGCCGATGTCGACCGGCTGCATGTTCTCGTCGAGGATGTAGCAGGTCACGTTGTCGGCGGGCACGCCGACCGGCAGGATCCCGGCCGGTGCGACGTCGAGGGCGTCGGGGTCGATCCAGTGCGAGGTGGCGTTGATCGTGGTCTCGGTCGGGCCGTAGAGGTTGACCAGGGAGACGCCCGGCAAAGCTGTGAACAGCTCCTGGGCCAGCGCGCGGGTGAGGGCCTCGCCGCCGGAGAAGAGCCGGGTCAGGGAGGTGCAGGCACCGAACTCCTCGGTGTCGACGAGGGCTTGGAGCAGGGTCGGCACGGCCTGGAGCGCGGTCACCCGGTGCGCGCAGACCATGGCGATGACGGCCTCGGGGTCCCGGAAGATTCCCGGGGTTCCCATCACCACCCGCGCTCCGACGGCGGGGGCGAGGATCTCCCACTGTGCCGCGTCGAAGCTCATCGGCGTCTTCTGGAGGATGGACACCTCGGGGCCGAGGTGTCCGCAGTTGGCCAGCCAGCGCAACTGGGAGACGATGCTGCGCTGTTCGATCATCACCCCCTTGGGCCGGCCGGTGCTGCCCGAGGTGTAGATGACGTAGGCGAGATGCTCGCCGCGCGGGGCCGGCAGAGGCGCCACCGTGTCCTCGGCAAGGTCGGTGAGGTCGACGACGACCGTGCCCTCAGGGGCCAACTGCCGGGCCTGCTCGCGCAGGTGGGGCTGGGTGACGATCACCTGGGCGCCGGAGTCCTCGACCATGTGTCTGAGCCGGGCCTCCGGGTAATCGGGCGAGAGCGGCAGATACGCGGCGCCGGCCGTCAGGATGCCCCAGGCCCCGGTCATGAGGTCCGCGGAGGACTCGGTGTAGAGGCCGACGCAGGTGTCGGGCAGGACGCCGAGTCCGACGAGCCGGGAACCCAGGCGGTCGGCCTGGGACTTGAGCTCGCGGAAGGTCAGGCTTGCGTCGGCGGTGGTTACGGCCGTGTCGTCGGGGCGCAGTCCCGCCTGGTGGGCGAGCAGGCCGCGCAGCGACGCGGGCTTGAAGGACACACCGGATATGGGTGCCTCGGTGTTCATGTGGTGATTCCCCCGAATCGTTGATGAGAGTCGATCAGACCCGGCTCGCCGCGCGTTCGGGCGGCGCCGGTGCGGGTCTGCGGTCCCGGCCCCGCGGCTGGGCGAGGACGACCGCGCCCACGACGGCGGCCGCGCCGAGGAGTTGGAGCGGGCGCAGGGTCTCGTCTAGGAAGAGGTAGCCGAGGACCGTCGCGCACAGCGGTGAGGCGAAGGACAGGAAGGAGGCGGCGAGGGCCGGCAGCCGGGACAGACCTCGGAACCACAGGACATAGGCGATGAGCGCGCCGATGACGCTGAGGTAGGCGAAGCCCCCGACGTTGGTCCAGGTGAGATGGTCCGGCAGACCCTCGCCGGCCAGGGTGACGGGCAGCAGGACGAGCCCGCCGACGGTGAGCTGCCAACCGGTGAACGTCAGCAGTCCGACGCCCTCGGGACGGCCCCACCTCTTGGTGAGCACGATGCCGGAGGCCATGGACAGGGCGCCGAGGAGCCCGGCCAGTACGCCGACGCCGTCGAGACCGGCGTGCGGCTGCAGTACGAGCAGGGCGACTCCGACGGCGCCGACCAGGCAGGCCACCAGATGGACGGGCTGGATCCGGTCCTTCAGCAGCGCCGAGCCGAGCAGCAGCACGATCATCGGCTGGATCGTCATGACCAGCGCGGCCACTCCCCCGGGCAGGTGGTAGGCGGCCAGGAACAGCAGATAGAAGAAGGCACCGATGTTCAGGACGCCCAGGACGACGGCCCGCCACCACCAGATGCCCCGGGGAAGCGTCCTGGTCATGAGCAGCAGGAGCAGTCCCGCGGGCAGGGCCCGCAGGGTGGAGGCCAGCAGCGGCCGGTCCGGCGGCAGGAACTCGGTGGTGATGAGGTACGTCGATCCCCAGACGGCCGGGGCGAGCGCGGTGAGGGCGGAGGTCGCGGCGAGGCGCTGACTGGTCACTCGGTGGCTCCGGAGTCGGTCGTCCCGAAGAAACGGTCGCCGAAGTCGCCGATGCCCGGGATCATGAACGCGTGCTCGTTGAGCCGGTCCTCGATCGCGCTGGTGACGATCTTGACCTGTGGACGCTCGGTGCCCACCCGGCGCAGCCCCTCGGGAGAGGACAGGAAGTTGATCATGATGATGTGCTTCTCGGGCACCCCGGCCTCGCGCAGCACGTCGATCGCGGCGATCGCGGAGCCGCCGGTGGCGAGCATCGGCTCCAGCAGCAGTACGTGGCCGTCGGCGATGTCCGCGGGCAGGTGCTGGTAGTACAGGTGCGGCAGCTTGGTCCGCTTGTCGCGCTGGATGAGGATCTTGCCGACGCGGATGCCGGGGTGGAGATAGCGCAGCTCGCCCTCCATGGCCTCGCCCGCCCGGATGACCGGCACCGCGCAGATCTTCGAGGCGAACTCGAGTCCCTGGTAGGTGGTGCCGACCGGGGTGGTGACGTCCTTCTTGGTGAACGGCAGGAGGTCGAGGCCGGCTTCGAGCAGGTGCCGGATGACGCGGCGCGAGTGGAAGACGAAGTCCTCGCGGGTGCAGTCCTTGTCCCGGATGATCGTGTGGATGGCACGGAGTTGGTCGGTCTGCGGAAGCAGATGGACGTTGTGGCCCGTGGTCACGGCATGGGCTCCTTCGGGTCCGTTGGGTTCGACTCGCTCGACGAGGGCACGGCGAAGGGAGGGGCGTCCGGGCCGGATCGCGGTCCGGACGCCCCTGCTTCGGTGCTGCGTTCAGCCGATCTCGTCGAAAGCGCGGCGGGCCTCGGCGACGAACTTCGCGACCTTGGCGCGGTCCTTGCGCCCGTCGGGGCCCTCCAGGCCGGTGTGCGCGTCGACGGCGGCGGGCCGGACCGCACGGATGGCGTCGCCCACGTTCTCCGGGTTCAGACCGCCGGCCATCATCAGCGGCTTGGGTGAACGCCGGACGAGCTCGGCGGAGACGTTCCAGTCGTGGGTGAGGCCGGTGGCGCCCTTGGCGCCGGTCCTCGGGTCGAAGGTGTCGGTGATGTACATGTCGACGAAGGCGTGGGTGTCGTCGACGAGCTTCAGCAGCTCCTCGGCGTTGTCCTGCTTGACGACGAGGGACTTGAGCACGAAGAGGTCCGGCCGGATCTCCTTGAGGCGGCGCAGCTGCCCGGTCTCCACGTCACCGTGCAACTGCACGGCGACGACGCCGAGTTCGTGACAGAAGTCGCTGATCTCCTGGGCGTCGGTGAGATAGCTGATGAGGACGCCGGCGTGCGGGGCGGCGAGGCCCTTGATGATCACCGCGGCATCCTGCTCGGGAATGTCGTCCTTGCCGGACGGCAGACGCAGCGCGAAGCCGAGCCAGTCGGCACCCTGAGCGATGATCATGTCCGCCTCGACGGCGTCGATGACGCCTGCGACCTGGACGAGCTTGTTGACTGTGGTCACGAAGACCAACCCCCCTGTTGGTGCGCGGTGTTCGCGCTTGGTTGTGATGTGGTGTCAGCGGCCGTACGTCTCGCTGAAGCAGGTCAGCACACGGTCCCGTCGTCCTGGGTGAAGCCGGCTCTCGGCCGGGTGGCCCAGCGGCATGAGCAGGGCGATGTGCAGGTCGTCGCGGCCGTCGATGCCGATGGCCTTCTTGACCTGCCCCTCGTCCCAGCCGTTCATCGGACTGGTGGCCAAACCCGCGGCCTCAGCGGCGATCATGAGGAAGGACGCGGCGATCATGGCGTCCTTGACCGCGTACTCCCGCTCCAGGCCCCGGCCCGCGAGGTCCTCGTAGAAGTGGCGGGTGTCGGCGGGCGAAGCGGCGGCGAATCGCTCGGACCACGCCCCGCGCTGCGTCGCGGTGTCCCACACGTCGCCCCGGTCCTCGCGCCAGGCGGCGGACTCGGCGACGAACACGAGCATCACCGGCGCTTCCTGCGGATGCGGCTGGCCACCGGTGGCCGCGGTGAGCGCCCGGCGCCCCTCCTCCGAGGTGACGGTCACGACCGAACGGGCCTGCAGATTGAAGCTCGACGGCGCTTCCAGGGCCAGCTCCACCAGCTCCGTGAGCAGCGCGGCCGGTACCGGATCGGGCCGGTAATGGCGAATACTGCGGCGGGAACGGATGACCCGGGAAACGGTGGCGTGATCGACGCTCGATGCGTTCACGACCTTACCCCCTGACTTTTCGACGTCGAACTATCTGACGTCGAGAAGCTATGCCATGAACTACACTTGCGTCAAACACTTCGCTGTCAAACTAAACCTGAACGGGAGGTGACCTCATGCGTGACTCCGTCGACGAGTTCATGGACCAGTGGGCCGCCCAGCGCACCGACCTCGACCTCGACGCCATGGGCACGGTCGGCCGCATCCTGCGGCTGTCACGACTGGTGAACGCCCGACTCAAGGACTATTTCACGCAGTACGACATGGAGACGTGGGAGTTCGACGTCCTCGCCACCCTGCGCCGCAGCGGGCAGCCGCTCACAGCCAAGGCACTGGCCGGCAGCATCATGATCGGCTCGGCCGCGCTCACCAACCGCATCGACCGGCTGGTCGCCCGCGGCCTGGTCACCCGCGAGTCCGTGCCCGGCGACCGGCGCAGCCTGCACATCGCCCTCACCGCCGAGGGACGCGACCTGGTCGACCGCACCGTGGAGGGACATGTCCAGAACCAGCTGAAGATCCTCGCGGGCCTGACTCCGGACGACCGCGAGGACCTCACCCGCGTCCTGCGCACCCTGCTGGTCTCGCTCGGCGACACCCGCTGAACCCACCGCGCGCACAACGCCTCGCCGCCGCCCGGCAGTTACCGCACGGACGACGAGGCGGCCACGGGGTCACCCACTGGGGCGGCTCAGTGTCAGTGGGCGACCGGCCAGCCGCTGCTCCAGTTCAGCAGGTTGATGCCGAGCTTGGGTGTGCCGTTGTCGTTGCCGTCGTAGTAGTGGTAGACGATCAGGTCGCCGTCGGAGTCGTTCATGATCGACTGTCCGCCGGGGCCGATGTACCGGCCGTGCGACTCCAGGACCGGGGTGCCGCCGTTGTTCGTCATCGCGACGCCGCTCTTGTCGACGTACGGCCCGGTGACGGCGGTGGCCCGGCCCACCTTGACCTTGTAGGTCGAACTCGTGCCGGCGCAGCAGGTGTCGTAGGACGCGAAGAGGTAGTAGTAGCCGCCCCGCTTGACGATGTACGGCGCCTCGACGGCCTTGGTGCCGGTCGGGCGGGCCGCGATCGAGTACCGCGTGGTGTTGGAGGAGAGCTGCTTCCCGGTGCTCGGGTTGAGCTGGATCATCTTCAGGCCGGTCCACCAACTCCCGAAGGACAGCCACCACTTGCCGTCGCCGTCGACGAAGAGGTTCGGGTCGATGGCGTTGTAGTCGCTCGCGGTGGTGGAGGTGTAGACGGTGCCCTGGTCGGCCCAGGAGCCGGGCAGGCCGGTGCCCGAAGTGGCGAGGCCGATGGCGGACTTGTTGGAGCCGAACGTCGAGACGGCGTAGTACAGCAGGTACTTGCCGCCCTGGTAGGAGATGTCGGGCGCCCACGCCTCGGTGGCGTACGACGACCACCAGCCGGGCTTGGCGGTGAACGCGTCGCCGCCCGCCGTGAACGCGGTCCGGTCGGTGGAGGTGCGGTAGCCGAGACCGCCGCCGGTGCCGTACAGCAGGTACCGGCCGGCCGAGGTGCGGATCATGGTGGGGTCGTGGACGGTGGTGGCACCGGTGACGGTCCCGGGGTTGGGGTACGCGGAGGCCGTGCCCGGAATCAGGGCCAGCAGGAAGGCGACGGGAACAGCCAGAAGCGATGTGCGGCGCACGCTGACGCTCCTTTGCAGGATGCGAGTGAGGGGATGTTCGACATGTCGATCACCGATCAGAGCTTCGGACGGGACCGTAGAATCGAACCTCTTGCGCGTCAATGGCCCGCGCACGCCTCAGTGGTCGTGCTCCAGGGACGGCGTGGGCGTCGTAGGACTCAGCCGACCTGCTCGAAGACCATCGACCACCAGCTGTCCGGCTGTGCGAACGCGTACGGGTCGCGGGCCCTGAGGTACTCCACGAGTGTGTCCGTGTACGGCGCGCGGTCCTGCGGTGCGGCCTGTTCCAGGTGCTTGGTGCGCAGTGCGAAGCGGTACAGGAACTCGACGAGGTCGGCGAGGGTGCGGTTCACGATCTCGGCGCGCGGTTCCGCGTCGAAGGACATGAGGATGACGTAGCCGCGGTCCATGTCGAGGCAGTACCGCATCGCCGGGTCGTCGGTGGGGCCGCCGAGGACGAGGATGTGGGTCTCGTCGCCGCCGGCGGCGACCGGCACCACGGTGAAGGGATCGGGCCCGTCGTCGGCGGTGTCGAGGGTGAACAGCACGTCGACGAAGGCGGGCACACCGACGTCGCACAGCACCTCGGCGTCGGCCTCGGACAGTCCGCGCTCCTCGGCGACGGCACGGTCCAGCGTGACCACGCGGTCCGCGCCGAACAGTTCCGTCATCTCGTCATGGGTGGCCATGCGTCCTCTTCTTCCCCTCGTCCTCTGTGTGTTCAGCCGGCGAGGCCGGCCCGGCGCAGCAGCTTCAGCCAGTCGTCGTACTCCACCAGTTCGTCGTCGACCAGCGCGAGCCGTGCGTACGCGGCGGGGTCGGCCAGCCGCTCCAGGAAGAAGTCGGCCAGACCGGGCGCGAGCTGCTCGAAGCGCTCCGCGTCGACCCAGTCGGCGCCCTGGTCCGGGGTCCCGAGGACACTGCCGCCCGCGCGGTCGAGGAACACGGGAGCGTCGTTGGTCATCCCGACACAGAACAGCTTCTCCGGGGACAGCTCCAGCGGGGAGTCGACGACCGGCTCGCAGTAGAACTGGTGCTCCTCGGCCTCCTCCAGGCCGAAGAGCTGCACGGACGGTCCGCAGCTCGCGCCGTCCAGCACCCGGCAGAAGTCCAGGAACTCCCGCGGCACCCCGTCGGCATCCGCGGCGGCGGACGTCTCCTCGTCGATCGTCCCGCCGAGCGTGAACCCGAGCACGTCCGGGCTCTCCGCCAGCGCCGTCCGCAGGGCGTCCACGGTTGCGATCAGGCGGGACGACGCCGGGCTCGCGCTAGTCATCTGGCCACCACTTGATGTCGATGTTGATCGGATTGCCGTCCGGAAGATCCTTGATCTGCGGGCGTATCTGCTGTGTGCCGATGTCGTAGTTCGTCGTCCGGTCGAGCATCCGCAGGTTACGCCACGCGTCCGGACCACCGGTCTGGAGCTCGTTGACGTGGTCGGGCTGCATTTTACGGGCGGCCTGCGCGGCCTCCTCGGCGAACTCGGGGTCGTCCTTGTGGTTCCTGCGGATGAGCGCTTCCAGGGCGCCCTTGTACTTCGCGGTGATCTCCTTGTCGCGGTAGTCCTCGGTCCTGCCCTTGAACTTGAAGAGGTTCCCCTCCTCGCCGAGCCGCTGCAGGGCCCGCGCCTTCCGTTCGAAGGCCGGCTTGGGCATGCCGGGC
This is a stretch of genomic DNA from Streptomyces sp. NBC_00285. It encodes these proteins:
- a CDS encoding phosphoribosylanthranilate isomerase, which encodes MTTVNKLVQVAGVIDAVEADMIIAQGADWLGFALRLPSGKDDIPEQDAAVIIKGLAAPHAGVLISYLTDAQEISDFCHELGVVAVQLHGDVETGQLRRLKEIRPDLFVLKSLVVKQDNAEELLKLVDDTHAFVDMYITDTFDPRTGAKGATGLTHDWNVSAELVRRSPKPLMMAGGLNPENVGDAIRAVRPAAVDAHTGLEGPDGRKDRAKVAKFVAEARRAFDEIG
- a CDS encoding arabinan endo-1,5-alpha-L-arabinosidase, encoding MRRTSLLAVPVAFLLALIPGTASAYPNPGTVTGATTVHDPTMIRTSAGRYLLYGTGGGLGYRTSTDRTAFTAGGDAFTAKPGWWSSYATEAWAPDISYQGGKYLLYYAVSTFGSNKSAIGLATSGTGLPGSWADQGTVYTSTTASDYNAIDPNLFVDGDGKWWLSFGSWWTGLKMIQLNPSTGKQLSSNTTRYSIAARPTGTKAVEAPYIVKRGGYYYLFASYDTCCAGTSSTYKVKVGRATAVTGPYVDKSGVAMTNNGGTPVLESHGRYIGPGGQSIMNDSDGDLIVYHYYDGNDNGTPKLGINLLNWSSGWPVAH
- a CDS encoding MarR family winged helix-turn-helix transcriptional regulator, with translation MRDSVDEFMDQWAAQRTDLDLDAMGTVGRILRLSRLVNARLKDYFTQYDMETWEFDVLATLRRSGQPLTAKALAGSIMIGSAALTNRIDRLVARGLVTRESVPGDRRSLHIALTAEGRDLVDRTVEGHVQNQLKILAGLTPDDREDLTRVLRTLLVSLGDTR
- a CDS encoding nitroreductase family protein, translated to MNASSVDHATVSRVIRSRRSIRHYRPDPVPAALLTELVELALEAPSSFNLQARSVVTVTSEEGRRALTAATGGQPHPQEAPVMLVFVAESAAWREDRGDVWDTATQRGAWSERFAAASPADTRHFYEDLAGRGLEREYAVKDAMIAASFLMIAAEAAGLATSPMNGWDEGQVKKAIGIDGRDDLHIALLMPLGHPAESRLHPGRRDRVLTCFSETYGR
- a CDS encoding tautomerase family protein — protein: MPHISISHFPRTFTEAERAELVTALTETVTRVFGVEEGAVSIAVEPVEPSRWIERVHTPEIDAKAHLLWKQPNYSQPIPAEGTR
- a CDS encoding EamA family transporter: MTSQRLAATSALTALAPAVWGSTYLITTEFLPPDRPLLASTLRALPAGLLLLLMTRTLPRGIWWWRAVVLGVLNIGAFFYLLFLAAYHLPGGVAALVMTIQPMIVLLLGSALLKDRIQPVHLVACLVGAVGVALLVLQPHAGLDGVGVLAGLLGALSMASGIVLTKRWGRPEGVGLLTFTGWQLTVGGLVLLPVTLAGEGLPDHLTWTNVGGFAYLSVIGALIAYVLWFRGLSRLPALAASFLSFASPLCATVLGYLFLDETLRPLQLLGAAAVVGAVVLAQPRGRDRRPAPAPPERAASRV
- a CDS encoding SUKH-4 family immunity protein yields the protein MATHDEMTELFGADRVVTLDRAVAEERGLSEADAEVLCDVGVPAFVDVLFTLDTADDGPDPFTVVPVAAGGDETHILVLGGPTDDPAMRYCLDMDRGYVILMSFDAEPRAEIVNRTLADLVEFLYRFALRTKHLEQAAPQDRAPYTDTLVEYLRARDPYAFAQPDSWWSMVFEQVG
- a CDS encoding pseudouridine-5'-phosphate glycosidase, with product MSTRIPIHYSEEVREALHERRPVVALESNVITHGLAYPHNAETAYEVEAAVRKGGSVPATICVEDGALKVGMTEQDIERFASGTGIPKVSSRDLPVVLARRGLGATTVASSLVAAELAGIQWFSSAGLGGVHRGAETTMDVSSDLIQLTRSKVAVVCAGAKMILDLKLTMEYLETQCVPVLSHGCDDFPAFYCASSGIRSPHRIDDEDLIAEVVATHWATGHPGGVVVATPPRAEDAVDRAEAEAAIQDALAQAERDGVGGQGLTKYLMHAVDRATGGRTAQANMAVLISTAEVGGRLAAAYARHQTDRG
- the upp gene encoding uracil phosphoribosyltransferase, which encodes MTTGHNVHLLPQTDQLRAIHTIIRDKDCTREDFVFHSRRVIRHLLEAGLDLLPFTKKDVTTPVGTTYQGLEFASKICAVPVIRAGEAMEGELRYLHPGIRVGKILIQRDKRTKLPHLYYQHLPADIADGHVLLLEPMLATGGSAIAAIDVLREAGVPEKHIIMINFLSSPEGLRRVGTERPQVKIVTSAIEDRLNEHAFMIPGIGDFGDRFFGTTDSGATE